The sequence ATAAACGGGTAAAAATCATACTCAACCCCGAGGAAGGTAAATAGATTGGGACTTTCTGCGGAAAACCTGCGTAAGGTTTATAAAAAGCGTGCCGTTGTGGACGGAATCTCGCTTAAGGTTTCCAAAGGCGAGGTAGTGGGGCTTCTCGGTCCGAACGGAGCCGGGAAAACCACCACCTTCTACATGCTCACCGGCATAGTCAAGCCGGACGGCGGAAGTGTGCACCTCAACGGCAAGGACATAACAAGAAGCCCCATACACGAGCGCAGCAGGGCGGGCATAGGCTATCTTCCGCAGGAACCTTCTGTTTTCAGAAAGCTCAGTGTTTATGAAAACATATACGCAGCGCTTGAACTGAAAAACAGTGATAAATCTCTGATAAAAGAGACAACAGAAAGACTGATCCGCGAGTTCGGGCTTGAGAAAGTGCGGGATTCGCAGGGCTATTCCCTTTCCGGAGGAGAGAGAAGAAGGGTGGAGATAGCGCGCTGCATATCCGCTGAACCCGATGTTATAATGCTTGATGAGCCTTTTTCGGGTATAGATCCTATATCCGTATCGGATATACAGAAGATGATTTTTGCTCTGAAGGAGATGGGTCTCGGCGTTCTGATAACTGATCACAACGTGCGTGAGACTCTTAAGATAACCGACAGGGCTTATATTGTAGCGGACGGAAAAATACTCTGCCACGGCTCCCCACAGGAGATTGTGAACAATGAAGAGGTTATCAGCCGCTACCTTGGTGAGGGCTTTGAAATCTGATGGTATCCGGAAAGCTTAATATCGGTCTTCAGACAAAACTTTCACAGAAGCTTCTGATCACTCCTCAGATGAAGCAGTCTCTGAACATCCTTCAGATGCCTATTACCGAACTGGTGCAGGAGCTTAACACATATCTTGAGGAAAACCCCGTGCTTGAGGAGATTCAGGAAGGGGAGGAAAAATCCGCTGAGGAGCTTAAGAACGAGGAAAACTTCGAGGATGATCTCCTTAAGGTTGACTGGGATGAGCTTTACCGTGATAACGAGGAGCTCCAGTATAATCCGTCAAGCGATGAAGGCTACGATTTTGAAAAATTCATCGGCAGAACGGACAACCTCTGTGACCACCTGATGTTTCAGCTTAAGATCATGGGACTGGGAACGGAAGCGGAGAATATAGGCGAATACATTATAGGGAACCTGTCCGAGGACGGTTTTTTCAGGCTGCCCTGTTCGGAGGTCGCCGAGCATTTCGGCTGTCCGGAGAAACAGGTTGAGGCTGTTTTGGAGATCATCAAGGGGTTTGAGCCTTCTGGAATAGCCAGCTCAAACCTGCGTGAATGTATCTGCCGCCAGCTTGAGGATTTCGGAACGGAAGAAGTTTATATGGAGCTTGTCGCCGAACTCCTTGAAAACTACGAAGAAGAACTGATAAACTTTAAGTATGCCGATATAATGAAGAGTATCGGCATCGAACAGGACACTTTTGAGTATCTCCTTTTTTTAATAAGAAAGACAGACCCCAAACCCGGGCTTTCTTTTCAGAAAGGGGAGAACAGACATGTTACCCCCGATGTGTACATAGCCCGTAAGGGCGATGATTTTGACGTTGTCCTCAATGAGGACGGAATGCCCTCACTGCGCACAAGCGCCTACTACATGCGCCTGCTGAAAAGCGCCAATGTGGATGAAAAAGCGAAGGCGTACCTTGAGGAGAAGATTAAAGGCGCCGTATGGCTGATAAAAAGCCTTAACAAGCGCCAGAAAGCCATATACCGTGTGGTGAAGGCGATAATCGATGCGCAGAAGCCGTTCTTTCTCGGTTCGGTGAGGCATCTCAGCCCGCTGAAGCTGAAAGACATTGCGGAGGTCACCGAGCTTCACGAATCCACAGTGAGCAGAGTTACTTCCGGCAAGTACGCCATGACGGAGCACGGGGTCATGGAGCTGAAGTCCTTCTTCGTGAAAGGGCTGGACACGGCAGACGGCGACATGTCCACCGACAGGGTGAAGGATATGATTAAAGGGATCATTGATGAAGAGCCCGCTGACAGTCCCCACAGCGATCAGAAAATTGTGGAAATTTTGCAGAAAAAAGGTATAAAAATTGCACGGCGAACCGTTGCGAAATATAGAGATGAGTTAAATATACCCACCAAATCTCAGAGAAAAAAAACCGGGAGGTAGCATGAACGTCCAGATTACTGCAAGAAACATTGAAATTACGGATGCAATAAGAAGCTACGCAGAAAAGAAAGTAGCCAAACTCGAAAAATACTTCGATCACATTACCGAAGCAAACGTTCTTCTGGAGGTTCAGAAAAATCTTCATATAGTGGAAGTGCTTATCACTGCAAAAGGCGTGTTTATGAAAGGGCTGGAGAAGTCCGAGGATCTTTACGCGTCCATAGACCTCTCGGTGGATAAGATAGAAAAGCAGCTTATAAAATATAAAGAAAAACTGAAAAGCAAAAAGCTTATGGATAAAGAGTTCAGGGCTCCCCTCAAGCTTAATGTTCTTGATGTTGACAGCTTTGACAGTAACGAGCCCCGTGTGGTTGTCTCCAAGGACATGCCGGTAAAACCCATGGATGTTGAAGAAGCCGTTATGCAGATGGATCTCCTGAACAAGACCTTTTTTGTTTTCCGCAACGCTGAAAGCGGTGAACTGAGTGTTGTCTACAGAAGGGACGACGGCAATATCGGTCTGATAGACTCCTAGGCATATTTGATGAATCTTTCCGATTACATAGACGGGGAGAGGGTAATCCTCTCCCTTTCTTCTCAGGATAAGGATTCCGCAATCAGAGAAATGGTGAGCTTTCTGGACGGAAAGAATGCCCTTAGCGATGCGGAATCGGCTCTTAAGGCACTTTTTGAAAGAGAAAAGCTCGGAAGCACAGGGGTAGGGGAGGAGATAGCCATCCCCCACGCCAAGCTTGCCATTGACGATCTTGTAATGCTTATGGCTTTCAGCGAAGGCTTGCCCTTTCAGTCCGCTGACGGTAAAGATGTGAAGATACTCTTTCTCGTTCTCGCTCCGGAAAAGCAGATGAACCTCCACCTGAAAACGCTGGCGAAAATCAGCAGACTGGTGAAAGCCACCGATTTCAGGGACAGGGTGCTCGGGGCGAAAAGCGCTCAAGAGGTCTGCCTCATTCTCCGTGAAGAGGAACAGAAGCTTTAAGAGGATATAATTCCGGATGGATCTGCATGGATAAAATGCCTGTTTCCGATCTGCTTTCTGCCGGAGCAAAGCACATAGGGCTCAGGCTCCTCCACGGCAAAAAGCAGACTCACGAACACTTCATAACCAGCCACCGCATTCAAAAGCCCGGGCTGGCTCTGGCTGGTTTTACCGAATACCTCCACGAGGGTCGGATACAGATTCTCGGCAATACTGAAATAACCTATCTCTGGACACTGCCGCCGAAGCAGCGAAAAGCCGCGGCGGATAACCTTATGCAGCATGAAATCTGCTGCTTCATCGTTACTAAAAACTTAAAAATACCGAAAGAGTTCCTCGCCGCAGTGCAGGAATGCGGTGTACCGCTGTTTAAGACCAAGCTTCTCAGCTCCAAGGCAATAGAGCTCATAACCGATTTCCTTGAGGAAAGATTAGCGCCGGAAACAAATGTCCACGGGGTTCTTATGGATGTTTACGGAATAGGCGTGCTTATCATGGGCAGAAGCGGCATAGGCAAGAGCGAGTGCGCCGTGGAGCTTGTCAAACGGGGGCACAGGCTCGTTGCGGACGATATTGTCACCATAAAGAAGCGTTACGACACCCTTGTGGGCATGAGCAACGACATACTCCGTCACCATATTGAAGTCCGCGGGCTGGGCATACTCAACATAAAAGACATGTTCGGCGTGACTGCTATCCGCATGCGCAAAAAGATTGAGCTTGTGATAGAGTTTGTGGACTGGGATCAGGTGGGAAGCTGCGACCGCATAGGGCTTGAAAAGAAATTCTATGAAACCCTCGATATAAAAACACCCATGACGGTTCTGCCCATAACTGCGGGAAGAAATATGGCGGTGATTGTCGAAGTGGCGGCGAGAAACCAGCTTCTTAAGGTTATGGGATATGATTCCGCCAAGGATTTTTCGGATAATCTGCTCAATAAAATGAACCCTAAAAGAAAAAAGAATGGCGCCGCTGCCGGCGATATATTATCCTTTAAGAATATTCCTAAAAAGGGGGAAGAGTAGTGCAGAGAGTTTCTCTGGTTGTTCTGACCGGACTTTCCGGCGCGGGTAAGTCGCGTGCGGCGGATGTTCTGGAAGATCTCGGCTATTACACAGTGGACAATTTTCCTCCTCAGCTTCTTGAAAAATTCCTTGAGCTTATCTTTAATTTTAACATGGATGTTTCCAAGGTTGCCCTTGTAATAGACATACGCAGCAGAAACAGCGTTAAGGCTTCCGAGGTTATTTCGCTCCTTAAAAACAATTACGGGGCAAAGGTGCTTTTCATAGAGGCGGACAACGCAACGCTTATCAAACGCTACAAAGAGACAAGACGCACCCATCCGCTGGGCTCAAATCTGCCCGAAGCGATTGACACCGAGAGGGAAAGTCTCAGGGAGATAAGGGAAACAGCGGATATTGTCATAGATACCTCACGCAAAACAGTGCATGAGCTTGCCCGTCAGGTGGAGTCCTACTTCATGGACGATGATTCCGCGCAGCTCAGCATAACTGTTCAGTCCTTCGGTTTTAAATACGGTGTGCCTGAGGATTCCGACCTGCTTTTTGATGTCCGTTTCCTGAAAAACCCTCACTTCGAGGATGACCTCAGGGAAAAGACAGGACGGGAAAAAGTGGTTCAGGATTATGTGTTTTCAGATGAAAAAACTGGAATTTATATTGAAAAAATTAAAGATATGCTGAATTTTCTCATTCCAAACTATCTTACAGAAGGAAAAAGATTCTTAACCGTATCAGTAGGGTGCACAGGCGGTAAACACAGATCCGTGGCTATTGCCGAAAATCTATCGAAATATCTGAAAGAAACGACTAAATTTAAAATTATAACTAAGCACAGAGATATGGACAGGTGACAATGATGGTCGGAATAGTTCTTGTAACACACGGCAGGTTCGGTGAAGAGCTTAAAAAAAGCGCGGAAATGATTTTGGGCTCTCAGGAAGGTGTTGAGACGATTTCCATGGAGTACGGTTCCTCTCTGGCGGATGTAGCCGATGAAATAGAAAAAATGATCGCCAGATATGAGGATTCGGGCGCCATAGTGTTCACCGATATGTTCGGCGGCAGCCCCTCCAATGTGGCTATGGCTTATCTCGGCTCAAAAAATGTCGAGGTGGTTTCGGGCGTTAATCTCCCCATGCTTATCAAGGCTCTGGGGCTGAGACGCGAGAATAAATCGATCAGGGTAATGTGCAACGAATGCGCGGATTCCGCGAGACAGAGCATAATCGTTGCCGGAGAGCTTTTAAAAGAGACATCATGAAGAAAATAATTTTTCGTGTTGATGACAGACTTATACACGGTCAGGTGATTGAAGGCTGGGTCAAGTATTACAAAATCCACCGGATTATGGTTGTCAGCGACCGCATAGCCGGAGACAGCCTTCAGCGCATGATTTATCAGAGTGCGCTCCCTTCGGGCTGCACCCTTGAGATTATGAATGTGGAACAGTTCATCTCTTCATTTGAAAAACTGAAAGCTGTGAAGGACTACACCCTCGTTCTCATGGAATCGGTGGAGGATCTGGCACGCTGTACCGACTTAATAGACAATGATGTTTATGTGAATATAGGCTGCGTCGCCTGTCGTGAGCACAAGGTGGAGGTCTCCAACACCGTGTTTCTCGATCTGGACGAGATTGAGCAGGTCTGTTCCATCCGTGACACGGTGGAAGTGTATATTCACAAGGTTCCTTGGGAACCAAGCGTTGAAATAAGAAACTTTTCAAAACTCCTGAAAGGCGGGTTATGACCCAACAGATTCTGCTGTTAGCGTTTTCGGGGATAATCACTGTGGACAGAGCCGCAGGCTTCAACACTATGGTATCCCGCCCTCTTGTTGTGTCCGTGATCATAGGTATGATATTCGGAACGGTGGAGTTGTGCTTTCTTGGCGGGTTGATCTTTGAAATAATCGGACTGGTGGATGTTCCTGTAGGCACAAGGATTTCCAGAGACGACAGCTTCGGGGCATACGCTTTTTCTCTCGTTTTGTCCTACCACGCCGTGACGGGGATGAGCAGCTTTATCCTTGCTCTGATGCTTGTTATAGTGTTTACATACCCTGTTACAATGTCGCTGCATATATGCAGAAAGCTCAACAAGAGACTTTATCTCAGAGAGCTTGGCATGGGGGATAAATTCAACGCCTCCAAGCTGGTTAGGCTGGGGCTTCTGTTTCACTTCGGACAGGGGGTTATGGTTTATAATCTCGCCTTTGTTGTTATCTACACACTTTACCAGTGGTTTGCCTCGTATCTTCCCGGTAATGACAACTTTATCCCCTATGTAATTTTTACAATCATATTCCTCTCGGGCTTTCTGCTCCGCTTTCTTTCCGGCAACAGTTATGTGAAATACCTGCTGTTTCTCGGCGGGATTCTGGTCGGCTGGGCGGTCTTATGAAAAGTCTGGTTACTCTTTTCAAAAGTCTTTTTTACCATGCCGGACTTAACCACGAAAATATGCAGGGGACAGGCTTCTATTACCTGCTGAAAGACGCGGCAAAACGCAACGGTATGGAGATTGACGAAAAATGTCTTGAAAGCCAGCGCAAATATTTTAATACTCATCCGTTTCTGGTAAACTTCATTCTCGGCATGTGGCTGACGGAATATAAAAACGGTTCGGATCCGGAGACTTTCAAAAAGGCGTATTCCTCCGCTTTCGGTGCACTGGGCGACAGCTTCTTCTGGCATTCTCTGCGTCCGTTTTCTTTTGTATTCGCCGCTATCACGGGTACATTTGATCCGTTTCTGGGAGTAATGGTTTACCTGCTTACTTTCAATCTGTTCCACCTTACATTTCTTTTCACGGGCTACAGCCTCGGCATGGAGCTGGGGCGTGATGTAATAGTGTGGTTCAACCGTATAGGCTTCAATAAGTGGCCTGAACATTTTGATCTTATAAGCGTCTTTTTTTTAGGCGTTTTTCTTTCGTATATGTTTAAAACCGGCGCTGAAATAAGCGTGGATATTTTCTTTATTGCCGCCGGCTATCTCGCTATGGGGCTTATTCTGGCAAAAAAGCTGGATATAACCCTAGGGCTCATGATCAATCTGATTCTGAGCGGCATAATATTTTTTCAATTGGGAGTCTAAATGCAGTTACTTAACAAAAAGCTGGAAATTGTAAATGAACTCGGACTGCATGCCAGAGCGGCAGCGAACCTTGTTAAGGTTGCGGAGAAGTTTTCCTGCGATATTAAAGTGAAGAAGGACGGCTTTGAGGTAAACGGAAAAAGCATCATGGGGCTTATGATGCTTGCGGCGCAGAAGGGCAGCTTTATCGAGATCATCGCAAACGGCACCGACGCTGACGAAGCGGTATGCGCCATTGAGAATCTTGTCGCAGACAGGTTCGGTGAGGGGAAATGAAGATCTACAAGGGCATAGGCTCGTCCGAAGGGGTATCCATAGGCAAATGTTACCTCCTTGACCGCCTGAAGGTCAGCTTTCAGAAACGCAGGATAGAGCCGCACGAGACAGACGGCGAATGCGCGCGGCTTGACTCAGCCGTGGCTGACGCTACCGCTTATATTGAAAAAGTGCGTGAAATGGGCAAGGACAGCTATTCCGAAAGCCATTCCATGATTTTCGACGTTTACCTGATGCTCCTTCGCGATGAAATGCTCATCGGCAAAAGCAAAGAGCTTGTCAGGAACAGTCTGGTAAATGCCGAACAGGCTCTGCACTCAACTGGAAGAGAACTCAGCAGAGTTTTTCAGCGTGCTGACGATGAATATCTCCGTGAGCGGGGGAACGATGTTGTCCACATAGTGCAGAAGCTCATGCGCTTTCTCACAGGTGAAGGGTACGACATTCTTGAACAGGTTGAGGAAAATTCCGTGGTTGTTTCCCACGACCTTTCCCCGTCTGACACTACGCATATTCTCAAGAAAAAAATAAAGGGATTCGCCACGGATCTGGGCAGCAAGATCTCCCATACCTCAATCCTTGCCCGCTCTCTCGGACTGCCCGCCGTTGTCGGGCTTGAGGACATATCAAAGGTTGCCGAAAGCGGCGATATAATCATCCTAGACGGCTTTGAAGGGGTGGTGATAATCGACCCTGACGCCGAAACCCTTGAAAAATACACTGTAAAGGAAAAACGCTACCGTGATTACATCACCTCTCTTGAAAATCTCCGTGATACAGAGGTCCGCACTGCTGACGGAGTGGATGTCTACCTCTATTCAAATGTTGAGCTTAATGACGAAATCCATCTTTCCAACCTGAACAACGCCTCCGGTGTGGGACTTTACAGAACGGAGTATATCTATCTCCAGCACGGGGACGTTTCAGAGGAGCAGCAGTTTCAGATATTGAAAGAGGCCGTGGAGCTCAACGGGGGGAAGCCGACAACTATCAGGACATTTGATCTCGGCGGGGAAAAGCTCTCCGAGGAGATGCCCCACCCGAAGGAGCAGAACCCTGTAATGGGGCTGCGCGCCGTGCGTTATTCCCTCCGTTTCAGGGAATTTTTTATCAGGCAGCTCAGGGCGATTCTGCGTGCCTCAGTGTACGGAGAGATAAAGATAATGTTCCCCATGATCTCCGGTCTGCACGAATACCGCAAGGTGCGTGAGGTTTACGAATCAGCCAAAAAATCACTCAGAGCCGAAGGCGTGCCGTTTGCGGAGAATATAAAGCTCGGCATAATGGTTGAACTTCCCTCCATAGCCATAATCAGCGGTCTGATAGCCCGTGAGGTGGATTTCATGAGTGTGGGCACCAATGACCTCATCCAGTACACCCTCGGAATAGACCGCAACAACGAATACGTGGCTTATTTGTATAAGCCTGCGCATCCGGCTATACTCACTCTTCTGAACACGATAATAACCGCCGCCAGAAAAGAGGGGATAGACTGCTCTGTCTGCGGCGAGATAGCCGGCGAACCGAGATATATTCCTATACTCTTGGGACTGGGCTACAGACAGCTCAGCATGAGCCCCGCCCATATACTCAGGGCTAAGAAGCTGATTAAGCAGCTTAAGGCTCATGACTGCGAGCATCTCGTGGCTGATCTTATGAAGTGCGATACCTCTATATTGGCGGAAGAGAAGGTCACCTCCTTTGTCGAAAGGCAGGGAGAGGGTATTTTCTTCTCCTGAAAAATTGGTTTGTAAAAAACACCTGAACGTATATAATTCACCCTGTTACTAAAAAATAACGGAAGTTTTTATGAATAAAGCCCAGCGTGAGCTGAACCCCGCTAACCTTCTTACGGCACTGAGAATTATCTCAGTTCCTGTTTTTCTCGCTTTTCTCTATTTTGATAAGCCGCTGCTGAACGTGATCGCATGCGCGGTGTATACTGTTTTCGCCGCGACTGACTATGTGGACGGCTACATAGCCAGAAAATACAACATGGTTACTGACCTCGGTAAAATCCTTGATCCTGTGGCGGATAAGATTTTTGTCGCAGCCACCATGATCGCTCTCGTAGAGATGGGCAGGCTTGAGGGCTTCATACTGATGATAATCCTCACCCGTGATTTTGCCGTGGGCGCTCTGCGTAACCTCGCAGCCAGCAAAGGGATTATAATAGCCGCGGGCGGCGCCGGAAAATGGAAAACAGGCTTCCAGATGACAGGTGTGGGCTGTATCATATTCAAAAACAGTCTTTTCGGCTTGAACGTGCATCTCGTGGGAACAATACTGGTCTATATATCACTGATATTCTCGCTGTATTCAGCATGGGAATATTTCAGAGGTTATTACAAACCGTCTGATGAAAAAAGTAAGCCTTAGCACGGCAGCGGAGTATTCCGACCCCGCCGTTCTTTCATTTATCGATTCATTTTTCTCCCTCCATGCAGGAAGGCTGGCGGAGGCGGGAAAAGTTCTGCTCAAACCGAATCTTCTCCTTGCGGCACCGCCTGAAAGAGGAATCACCACGCACCCGCTTTTTGCTGATGCCGTGATAACCGCTCTGCGTAAATACACAAGGGCGGATCTTTTTCTCGGTGACAGCCCGGGAGCGAACTTCGGCAAATATGAAACTGTCCTGAAAAAGACGGGCATGACTGAAATATGTGAAAAACACAGCATAAGGACAGTCCGCATGGAGGCTTCCGCTCCGAGGATGAAAAACGGGCGTGTTTATGCCACCGCTGCCGATGAGGCTGATATAATAATAAATATAGCCAAGCTCAAAACCCACTCCCTCACAGGGCTGACACTGTGCGTAAAGAACATGTTCGGGCTTGTTCCCGGCAGCGCCAAGGTCGGTTACCACAGGGAGCATCCGGATGATAAGGAACTGGCTTATAATATTTACGATTTCTTTTCGATGTTTGAAGGGAAGATTATGAATCTCCTTGACGGCATAACAGCCCATGAAGGCGACGGTCCCTCAAGGGGCAGACCTGTTCATCTGGGGCTTATGGCTGCATCAGACGATGCCGTGGCGCTGGACGCGGCTGTGACCCGTCTTCTGGGGTTTGATGAGGACTTCTGTCTTACCACCCTTGGCGCCAAGCGGGCAGGCTACGACACGTCAGATATTCAGGCGGATTTGCCGGAGGGTATATTCAGGGTGAAAATACCTGTTTCCAAGAAGGTTCCCGTGCTGCCTGAGTTTATTAAGTCGTGGGTATCTGACAGAGTGTTTGTTAAGCCTTTCATTATAACGGAAAAATGTATAAAATGCCGTCTGTGCGTAACAAGCTGTCCGGTGGAGGTGATTCGCACGGACGGGGAATTTTTCATAGAAACAGATAAATGTATAGAATGCTTCTGCTGTCACGAGGTCTGCGAATCGGACGCTGTGGGCATGAAGCGTTCACTTCTTCATAAGGTGTTTGTAAAATGAAATTTGTTTTACTTATTATTTGTTATCTCATCGGCTCCATCCCCACCGGCTATCTTTTGGTGAAGAAGGTGAAGGGTATAGACATCAGAACGGTCGGCAGCGGAAACGTGGGCGCTACTAACGCCGCCAGAATCCTTGGCAAATGGGGCTTTGCCGCTGTTTTTGCCGTAGATATGCTCAAGGGCTTCATCCCCGTGTGGATCACGGGCATGCTTTATCCGGATGTTGTGCTTATCGCCGCGGTGCTTGTGGTTCTGGGGCATACATACACCGTATTTCTCAACTTCAAGGGCGGAAAAGGCGTGGCGACAGCCGTGGGTGTTTTTCTCGCTCTGGCTCCGATTCCTCTGGGCGTGGCGGCGGTGGCTTTCGGCGTGGTGATTTACATTTCCCGCATGGTGTCCTTAAGCTCCATCACAGCTGCGGCAGTGCTCGCCGCTTCTGTTGTTCTCATGGACACGGAAGTATCTTTGAAAATATTTACAGTGGTTATCGCCGCTTTTGTGATCTATAAACACAGAACAAACATCAGCAGAATTATGAAAGGCGAGGAAAGCAGAATTGAGTTTAAGCGTAAATCCTCTTGATATAATGGATGAGTGCGCCTCTCTCGCTCTGGCGGGAAAGGGCTTTACGAAGACCAACCCGATAGTCGGCGCCGTCATTGTCAGGGACGGAAAAATAATCGGACGCGGCTGGCACACTGAATACGGCAAGGCACACGCCGAAGTCA is a genomic window of Geovibrio thiophilus containing:
- the plsY gene encoding glycerol-3-phosphate 1-O-acyltransferase PlsY translates to MKFVLLIICYLIGSIPTGYLLVKKVKGIDIRTVGSGNVGATNAARILGKWGFAAVFAVDMLKGFIPVWITGMLYPDVVLIAAVLVVLGHTYTVFLNFKGGKGVATAVGVFLALAPIPLGVAAVAFGVVIYISRMVSLSSITAAAVLAASVVLMDTEVSLKIFTVVIAAFVIYKHRTNISRIMKGEESRIEFKRKSS
- a CDS encoding DUF362 domain-containing protein, which encodes MKKVSLSTAAEYSDPAVLSFIDSFFSLHAGRLAEAGKVLLKPNLLLAAPPERGITTHPLFADAVITALRKYTRADLFLGDSPGANFGKYETVLKKTGMTEICEKHSIRTVRMEASAPRMKNGRVYATAADEADIIINIAKLKTHSLTGLTLCVKNMFGLVPGSAKVGYHREHPDDKELAYNIYDFFSMFEGKIMNLLDGITAHEGDGPSRGRPVHLGLMAASDDAVALDAAVTRLLGFDEDFCLTTLGAKRAGYDTSDIQADLPEGIFRVKIPVSKKVPVLPEFIKSWVSDRVFVKPFIITEKCIKCRLCVTSCPVEVIRTDGEFFIETDKCIECFCCHEVCESDAVGMKRSLLHKVFVK